CCATCATTTTCACGAAACACCAACCTCTGATGTTGCATTCACATAAATCACAACTCATTTCCATCGGGTTATAGAAATGAGGCATCTTCTCCAGCTGGAACTTTGAACTGACAACAGCTTTGTGGCCATCAGGAATGTTCAGCAGTTCAACTGTGAGTAGATGTATGTTGAACTGTATAGGAGAAAGGGACAATCACTTTTGATCCTACCTGAATCTGAATTGTGAGTATACAAGTCAGTTTGTGACATTGTACCCTTCCCCGGGTGTAACGTACTGATAATTGTTGACACATTCAAGTGAACAATCAATGATTATTTATGGAACCACAAGTTTGTTCAAAGGTGGATACTTTTACTTATAGACTATAGTATGGTATTGTAACAACTGAGCTAAGTTCGAGCCATCTTATTGAAccacatttttttccttctgtGAGATGGTTCCTGGCAATGTTTATCGCGTATGTTCGAGTTCACTATGTTTTTGCCAGTAAAATTGATCTTTTTATTGTATTACTTTCCTCATTACAATTGAAGAGAACCAGAACCGAGACGCTGGAACCGATCGTGGATTTCTTGAGCTGTTTATATTCCCTCACCAATTTcattaattcatcattttccCTTCATTACAGTTGAGATTTCAATTGATGGTGCCAACATTTTCTAATCAAGATATGGAGGTTATACGATCTTGTGTGAAGATGAAACATAAATTTCAATTCTAATATAATGAACTTGCTTCTTTGCCCTTTGCAACATAAACTAAACCCGTAATGTACTCAACCCACACTGCACGTGCTATGCTTGTAGGCTTGTAGCACTGGACCAAAGCCCTAGGTACCTAATTTAACCTCTACAATGGCCAAGGTAGACATTGAGTCATGAAAAAACGAAGATTTTGACCTTGAGAGTGCATAAACAAGTGTCAATGGAGAATGTAAGATAAATATTGGTCGATTTACATACATCTTTACAAACAAACTCTGTCCATCCAACATTGATCTGATCAGATACCACATGAATACGAAAAGCAACAACGAGTGGAACAGTTCTCCAAGGACAATGTTCCAGCCTGTATTTGTTTTCCTAGTTCCTAAAGTGATAATGTTGATGACTTATGCAGAGACCTCCTACAAGAAGATAAATCCAATACGGAAAATGATCTTATCATTCACAATGAGTTAAATTGAATCGAGAAGCTCGTAATGGACAGGTTTGAGTTGTCAGTTAACTGTCAGCTGACCCAATTATGAAGCTATAATAAGGGGTAATTCGAAGTTACAAAACAAGTTTTGAGCAGATACTGGCCATGGGTTGAGAATGGGAACTGAACTCTATGAGATTGAATCTCGTGAACCATCAGCTTTCTGGCTTATTGGTAAGGTGAGAGCTTCAAGCCCTGTTTTTCTAGTGACTTACCCTCCACACAAGGTCCACCTGACGGATGGAAAAGACTATCCTACGACAAGGTTTTACATAGGCTATGATGGATACATTGGAATATATCACCAACCTTAAACATGtatacattttgaattcttcAGAGTGGGCCGGTAGGCCGGGAGTGCCATAACATGCAACTATGTTGCCACAAAATGTAAAATTGGAGTGACTGAACTAATAACCTGTTAGCTGCACATCATTCTAGTGCGCTAGTGTCTACCCTAATAGCTTATCCTGCATAGCTAACCAACTTTGGCAAAAAGATACTACAACACCTTGAAGTGAGTGAGAAATGCTTGATAAGAATTGAACATGGAGTCCATGTACTTGCACTAGTAACCTTTCCCATGTAAAAAGGACAAGGCATACACAGTATTTTAGATATTAACTTTAAGATGTTCAAGAATGTACTCCAAGGATGAATAAGAACAAATATCTAATACTTCCTACTAAACAAACTGTTGAAGTAGAATTTAAAAGACCAAATGGAATAACAAAGGTAAAACAACTCTTCTGCTGATTTTGGCCATCATGACTCAAAAGCTATTTCCAATTATAACTCAATTAGATACAACAGAAGATTTTGCAGAACCATTGAGGCGGGAATTTACCTTAGTAGAGGTTCTAAGCATTCCACAATCAGGTTGGTCAAGCGAAGGGAGTAAGTGAAAACTGCCATACTGTGGCTGAGCCACCTTCCCCCAAAGGATGGTAAATTGAATCCCCTTTTGACATAGGTAAGTGTCTAGCATAGTGGCAAAGGGGTTCCAAAAAATGTTTTAGATCGTTGATTCAACTCCGAGCTATGACATTTTAGCCTTTTTTTAATCTCCTTCCCTCTAACCCTAAGCTTCATCCCTGCTTCCATAGTAGGAGCAATCAGGCTTAAATGTGAAGAAGAACAAAGCAATACCTCATAGTATAATCCTAAGCTCACAATCATACTCATCTTACATTTCGCCACAACATATACCCACGAAAACACAAGgccttttcttttcaaattgacAGTGAAATTCTAAACAAAATCAAATCACATACTTTTTGTTATAACAAAGGTGTCGGGGGAAACTTGTGGTCATCTCAACTATTCCACTAAGTATCTGCTACCTCCCATTGGGTATCATGTACCTTTCCCCAGCAAAGCTTAGGTAGATGGGAAGAAACACTTAGCTTTTTATGTCTCCACTGGGATTTGAACCCCGATCTTTGATAgacaatcaaaatcaaatcatcTGTGAGTAAGAAGAGCTACACTCCCTTACTTGGTAGCATCAGAAAATTTAAGCCATGCATAACATATGCTTAACAATAGGTTTGTATCGTCAAGGAAACAACACTAGTATAGCAAAAAACATGTTCCATtgcaaagttaacaaaaaacagtagattTATATACAAATCTAGACAATCCAAAATCAGTATGTGAATTTGATCCAATTACAAGTATATCCAACAGAaaaaagacaagagagcttacTAAAGCATTAATAGACCTGTAAAACAGGCCTTTTCCCAAGCCTTTTGATTTCTCTATCCATTTGACCAGTGAGCATTAAACCAAACATCTTGAAATCACATAACAAAGACCAAAAAGGGTGTCTAAATGTTGCAGGAACATTTCCTTCAACAAAAAAATGACTATACCAAGCCAAGCCATATCCAAGAACTGGCACAAAAATCACAAACCATTTATTAAACAGCACTGTGTAAACCAAGCAT
This DNA window, taken from Solanum dulcamara chromosome 3, daSolDulc1.2, whole genome shotgun sequence, encodes the following:
- the LOC129882356 gene encoding uncharacterized protein LOC129882356, which codes for MNFRSMEEFWPYYMNHHSKPATRRWHFAVLGYGLAWYSHFFVEGNVPATFRHPFWSLLCDFKMFGLMLTGQMDREIKRLGKRPVLQVY